GCACGTCGCCCTTGGGCGTGTTGTGCTCCACGTAGATGGCCGGGACGTCGCGGCCGGGGCGGCGGCCCAGCCACTCCTCGGCGAGGTCGACCTCCTCGGGGCGTTGCAGGATCACCAGGTCGACGCCGGCGCCGAGCAGGTCGGCGGGGGCCACCTCGACGGCGCTGTCGGGCCACGGGTAGGTGCGGGCACGGCCGAGGCCGTAGGGGCCGCGGTCGGGTGTGGTGGGGATCAGGTAGCGGTGACCGCCGTGCACGAAGGACGTGGTCCAGGAGCCGTGCACGTGCCAGAGCAGGATGTTCATCGGCCGCCACCACCGCTGACGGTCAGCACGCGCAACGCATCGACCACCTCGGCCGGGTCGATGCCGCTGAGGCACGGGTGCGCGGGCACCGGGCAACTGGCGGCCCGGGTGTCCCGGCAGGGCGCGTCGGCGTTGCCGAGCCGGACGGTGGGCACCCGGTAGGGCCCCCACTGCCCGAACGGGACGGTCGGCGCGAAGAGACTCACCACCGGCACCCCGGCCGCGGCGGCGAGGTGTGCCGGCCCGGTGTTGCCGACCACCACCGCTCCGGCGTCGGCGACGATCGCGGCCAGCCCGGGCAGGTCCGTCCGGCCACCCAGATCGGTACCGCCGGCCGCCGCGACCCGGGCGGTCACGTCACGCTCGTCGGGGCCGCCGGTGACCAGCACCCGGTGCCCGGCGGCGGTCAGTGACCTGGCGATCCGGGCCGCCAGCTCGGGCGGGCAGGCCCGGCTCGACGCGGCCGAGCCGGGGTGCAGCACCACGTAGCCGGGGTCACCGAGGTCGGCCGGTCGGGGCGGCAGGGCGTCCGGCCGCAGCCGCAGCACGGGTTCGTCGTCGACGGGCAGCCGGTGGCCGGCCGCGGCGGCGAGGGAGAGAGCACGTTCGGGTTCGGGGACGCCGACGGGCACCCGGTGGCGCACGTCCAGCAGGGAACCCGGGTAGTCGTCGCTGATCGCGGAGATCCGGCGGATCCCCGCCATCCGCAGCAGCAGCGCCAGCGGCAGCGCGGACTGGTGGAACGAGGTGAACACCACCGCCTCGTCCGCGCCGACCGCGGCGAGGCGCGCGATCAGGGTCCGCATGGCGTCCGGTTCGACAGGCGCCGGCGCGGGATCGATCCACGGCAGCGGATGTTCGATGATCTCGTCCACGCCGGGCAGCAGGTCGGCGGCCGCGCGCCCGCGTGGCCCGCACAGCAGCACCACCCGCTGCGCGCCGGCCGCGACGGCGCGGATCGCCGGCCCGGTGACCAGAACGTCCCCGGCCGAGTCCGACCGCACCACGAGTGCCGTCCCCGCCCGCTCGCGGACCGGACCCGGCACGGCGCGCACCGCCTGCTGGCGGCGCAGGATCTCATCCACCGCCGACGGTAGATCGCTGGCCAGCCACCCGGCGGCGGCGACCTCCTCCGGTCGGGTCACCGGGGTGGGCACCAGCACACCTGTCGCCCCCGCCGCCAGCGCGGCGGCCACGTCCCGACCGATGTCGCCCACCAGCACGCAGCGCGACGCGCGCGTGCCGAGCTCCCGTGCGGCGGCGTGCACCAGGCCGGGGGCCGGCTTGCGGCACTCGCAGCCGTCGGCGTCGTCGTGCGGGCAGACCAGCCACGCGTCGAAGCGCCCCAGCAGCTCCTCGATCCGGGCGTGCACCGCCCGCATCTGCTCCGCACTGAAGTAGCCACGGGCCAGACCGGACTGGTTGGTCACCACCGCCAGCCGCAACCCGGCGGCCCGCAGCCGGTCCAGCGCCGCTCGCGCCCCCGGCACCGGCCGTACCTTCTCCGGATCACCGTTGTACGGCACGTCCTCGATCAGGGTGCCGTCGCGGTCCAGCAGCACCGCGTCGTACAGGACGGGGCGGATGCCCTCGACAGGCCCGGAACCGGCCCGGCCAGCACCGGCGTACACCCGGGCTGACCTGCGCTGATCCGGATCCTCCTGGTCCTGTCGCACAGGCGGCGGGTTCCCTGCGCCCCGAGGAGTAAACGTCGTCGTCGGCGCGGTGGGCCAGCGCCGCCGGCGGCGCCCCGCGTCGGCCTTACCCGCAGTCCCCGAGAAGCTAACCCGACGGGCCGTTAGCCTCCTTCTCCCCGGGGTATGGGAGTCCAGTGGCGATTGTGGAGAAAGTGATCGACGCTTCCCCCCAGCAGGTGTTCGACGTGCTGGCCGACGGGTGGACGTACAGCGACTGGGTGGTCGGCACCGCGCACGTCCGGGACGTGGACGAGGCCTGGCCGCGGGCGGGCAGCCAGCTGCACCACCGGGCCGGGCCGTGGCCGTTCTCGTTGCAGGACGCCTCCACCGTGCTGGTCTGCGAGCCACCGCACCGGCTCGTGCTGCGCGCCGGTCTCTGGCCGGCCGGCGAGGCGATCGTGGCCTTCACCCTGGAACCGGTCGGCGAGGGCGCCACCCGGGTCCGCATCGGGGAGGACTTCGCCGCCGGTCCGCTGCGCTGGATCCGCAACAAGATCAATGATCTCGTGCTGCACCTGCGCAACCGGGAGACGCTGGACCGGCTGTCCGACATCGCCACCCGCCAGAAGGGGACGCCGTGACGCGGACGGTGGTGGTGACCGGCGCGAGCGCCGGCGTCGGTCGGGCCGTCGCACACGCGTACGCGGCCCGGGGCGCCCGGCTGGCGCTGCTGGCCCGTGGCGAGGCGGGCCTGGCCGCGGCCGAGCAGGAGTGCCGGCGGCGCGGCGCCACTGACGTACGCGTGTACCGGGTCGACGTCGCCGACGCGGGTGCCGTGCAGCAGGCCGCCGACGACGTGGTGCACCGGTGGGGCCGCATCGACGTGTGGATCAACAACGCGATGGTGTCGGTGTTCGCACCGGCATGGGAGATCCCGGCGCGCGAGTTCCGCCGGGTCACCGAGGTCACCTACCTGGGCACGGTGCACGGCACGCTGGCGGCGCTGCGGCACATGCGCGCGCACGGTCGCGGCGCGATCGTGCAGGTGGGCTCGGCGCTGGCCTACCGGGGGATCCCGCTGCAGTCGGCGTACTGCGCAAGCAAGCACGCCGTGCAGGGGTTCAACGACTCGCTGCGGGCCGAGCTGCTGCACGACTGCCCGGGGGTGAAGCTGTCGATGGTGCAGCTGCCCGCGGTGAACACCCCGCAGTTCTCCTGGGTCCGCACCCGGCTGCCCCGGCATCCACAGCCGGTGCCGCCGATCTTCACGCCGGAGTTGGCCGCGCGGGCGATCGTCTGGGCCGCCGACCACGGCACCCGGGAGCTGAACGTGGGCGGCCCGACCTGGCGGGCCCGGCTGGGCGACATCCTGATCCCCGGCCTGCTGGACCGCAAGCTGGCCCGGGACGGGTACGACAGCCAGCAGACCGGCGACGAGATCGACCGGACCACCTGGCGGGACAATCTCGACCACCCGCTCGACGAGGACCGCGACCGGGGCGCGGCGGGCGTCTTCACCGGCCGGGCGCGCGGTCGCTCGGCGGCGCTCTGGGTCGGCACCCACAAGCCGGCGCTGTCCGGTGTCGCGCTCGCCGGCGTGGCGCTGGCCGTCGCCGCCGCCGCGCGACGCCCTCGCTGACCTGGGGTTGGAGCAGCCGAGCGGCGCTCGTACCCAGCACAGGGACACCGTCCGCAACGCCCGGTCGGGGAGCCTTTCCAACCCGGATGTGGCAACTGGCTACCCTCTCAGGTAGCCCTGTCCGCAAACCGAGGATGTCCGACATGATCGAGCCCGTGCAGCTGCCGTCGCCGTGGCGGGACGCGCGCCTGACCGTCGTGGTGCCCACCTACAACGAGGCGGGCAACCTCCCGGCGCTGGTCGAGCGGCTGCTCGCACTGCCGCTGCCGGGGCTGCGCATCCTCGTTGCCGACGACAACTCCCCCGACGGCACGGGCGAGGTGGCCGACAAGTTGGCCATCGAGCACCCGGACCGGGTCGAGGTGGTGCACCGGGCTGGCAAGGAGGGCCTGGGCCGGGCCTACGTGGACGGGATGGGGCGGGCGCTCGACGGCGGCGCCGAGTACGTGGCGCAGATGGACGCGGACCTGTCCCACCCGCCGGAGGCGCTGCCGGGGATGCTGGGCGCGCTGCTCTCCACCCAGGCCGGCGTGGTGATCGGTTCCCGGTACGTGCCCGGCGGCGAGCTGGACGAGAACTGGCCGCTGTACCGCCGGGCACTGAGCGGTTGGGCGAACCTCTACGTGCACACGCTGCTGCGGGTGCGGATCCGGGACCTGACCGCCGGCTTCAAGATCTGGCGGGCCGACGCGCTGCGGGACATCGACCTGAACCGGGTGCAGTCCAACGGCTACAGCTTCCAGGTCGAGATGCACTACCTGGCCACCAAGCTGGGGCACACGATCCTGGAGGTGCCGATCCGCTTCGAGGAGCGGCGCGACGGCGAATCCAAGATGACCACGGCGACCAAGATCGAGAGTGCCTTGATGCCGTTCCGCCTGCGCAGCAAGCACCGCAACATCACCAGCTGACCCGTCCACCGGCCCGCCCCGTTCGCGGGGCGGGCCGGCCAGGGCGCGGTCAGTCGGGGTAGACCGCCCGGTGCGCGGTGGCGATGGCGGCGGCGTAGGCGCGGCCGGTGAGCGCACGGTCGCGCGCGAGCGCCGCACGGGCCGCGTTCGCGCCGGGCGCGCCGTGCACCCCGCCGCCGGGATGCGCCGACGCGCTGGCCAGGAAGAGCCGGTCCACCGGGGTGTCCGCCCGGCCCAGGCCGGGGATCGGGCGCAGGAACAGCTGCTGGTACGCGGCGGCGGTGCCACCGCCGAGCGTGCCGCCGACCAGGCTCGGATTGCCCTTCTCCAGGTCGGCCGGGCCGGCCACGTGCCGGCCGACGATGAGCTGCCGGAAACCCGGTGCGGCCGCCTCCAGCACGTCCTCCATCCGCTGGACGTGCCCAGCGACCTCCTCGGCCCGCCAGTCCCGGCGGAACGGCAGGTGCGTGTACGACCAGAGCGACTCGGTGCCCGGCGGGGAGTGGCTGGGATCGGCGACCGACATCTGCCCGAGCAGCAGGAACGGGTCGCGCGGCAGCTCGCCGCGGGCCAGCTCGCCGGAGTACCGGGTGAGTCCGTCCAGGTCGGCGCCCAGGTGCACGGTGCCGGCACCGGCCACCTCCCGGTTCGTCCACGGCACCGGCGCGCTGAGCGCCCAGTCCACCTTCAGCGTCGAGCCGTCCCACCGGAAGTGCGCCAGGTCCTCCACCAGGCGCGACGGCAGCGCCGCCGCGCCGACCAGGTCGAGGTAGAGCGCCGGCGCGGGTACGTCCGCGAGCACGGCCCGCCGGGCACGCCACAGGAGGCCGCCCTCCGTGCGCACCCCCATCGCCCGGCCCCGGGCGGTGAGCACCCGGTCGACCCGGGCCCCGTAGACGATCCGGCCGCCGCGCTCCTGCAGCCGGGCCACCAGCGCGTTGGTGATGTGCTGCGCGCCACCGTCGGGCACCGGCCAGCCGACCTGCTGACCGAGCATGGCCAGCAGCCAGCCGTACACCCCGGAGCCGGCCTCCTCCGGGGACAGGTCGGTGTGCAGGGCGCAGCCGGCGAGCAGCGCCGGCCCGCCGTCGCCGTCGAAGAGTTCGCCGCCGAGCTTGCGGACCGGCACCACCAGCCGCCGAGCCAACCGCAACGCTCCGGCGACCCGCATCCGCCGCAGCAGAGCCAGCCCGCCCCGCACCGGTGGGAACGGCGTGGTGATGGTCGTCAGCATCGGCTCGGCCACCTCGAGCCAGTCGGTGTACGCGTTCAGCCACCGCTTGCCGTCACCGGGCGCGAACCGTTCCAGCGAGGCGGCGGTGACGTCCGGGTCCCGGTTGATCACCGCGGCGCGGCCGTCCGGGAGCAGGTGCGCCAGCACGTCCGGCGAGTGCCGCCAGGACAGCCCGTACCGGTCGAGGTCGAGCCCCGCCAGCACCGGCGAGGAGTACCCCAGGGGGTAGAAGGAGCTGTAGAGGTCGCTGAGGTAGCCGGGCGCGGTCACCTCGGCGGAGCGGACCGCGCCGCCGGGCACCGCGGTCGCCTCCAGCACCACGACGTCCCATCCGGCGTCCGCCAGCAGGTTGGCCGCTACCAGGCCGTTGTGGCCGGCCCCGACGACGACGGCGTCCGCGCTCTCCGCGCCGGTGGTGGTCATCCGATCCGCCTACCCGGCGTGCAACCGGGCGAAACGCGTTTGCCTCGCCGGGGCCGGGGCATCCAGCGTCGCATGTACACGGTTGCGCAGTTGATAGGCGGGGTGTGGGGCGCGGGCGGCGGGGGTGGTGAGCTGGTCGTGCATGATCCGGCGGACGGTTCGCCGGTCAGCTCGGTGCCGGTGGCGACGGCCGACGAGGTCGCCAAGGCGGTGGGGGCGGCGCGCGAAGCGGCGGCGGAGTGGGCGTCGACGGCGCCGGCCGCGCGGGCGGCGGCGGTGCACCGGGCCGCGGACGCGGTGGCGGCGGTGACCGAGGACCTGGCCGCGGCGGTCACCGCGGAGATGGGCAAGCCGCTGGCGGATGCCCGTGGCGGCGTCGAGGCGGGCATTGGCACCCTGCGACAGTACGCCGAGCTGGCCCCGCTGCGGGGCGGGCGGACGCTGCACGGCGAACCGGACGCGCTGGACTTCATGACCCCGCAGCCGCGTGGCGTGGTCGCCGCGATCACCCCGTGGAACGACCCGGTGGCGGTCTCCTGCGGTTTGCTGGGCGCGGCCCTGGTCACCGGCAACGTGGTGCTCTACAAGCCGAGTGAACGGACCCCGACGACCGGGTGGCTGCTGGCCCGGGCGCTCGACCAGGCCCTGCCGGCCGGGGTGCTGTCCCTGCTCACCGGTGGTCCCGAGGTCGGTGCGGCGCTGGCCGGCCAGGAGGTGGACGTGGTGGCGCACGTCGGGTCCACCGCCACCGGCCGGGCCATCGCCGCGGCCTGCGCCGGCACCGGCGCGAAGGCGCTGCTGGAGAACGGTGGCAGCGATCCGCTGGTGATCGACGCCAACGTGGACCCGATCTGGGCGGCGGAGCAGGCGGCGCTGGGCGCGTTCGCCAACGCCGGGCAGATCTGCGTCGCGGTGGAGAGGATCTACGTGCACCGGGACGTGGCCGAGGAGTTCGTGGCCGCGCTGGTGGAGCGGGCCGAGGCGCTGCGGATGGGCCCGGGCCGCGACCCGGAGACCGAGGTGGGTCCGCTTGTCGACCGGCGGCACCGCGACCACGTGCACGGTCAGGTCACCGCGGCGGTGGCGGCGGGCGCGCGGCTGCGCACCGGCGGCGAGCTGCCGGACGGTCCGGGCTCGTTCTATCCGGCCACAGTGGTCGCCGACTGCCGACACGACATGCCGCTGGTGCGGGAGGAGACGTTCGGGCCGGTCGCCCCGGTGGTGGTGGTCGACTCGTTCCACGAGGCCCTGCGCTGCGCCGCGGACTCCCCGTACGGGCTGGCTGCCACTGTGCTGACCGCGTCGATGAGCCACGCGCAGCGGGCCTGGCGGGAGCTGCCGGTGGGCACCGTGAAGGTCAACTCGGTGTTCGGTGGCGCACCGGGCGGCGCCGCGCACCCGCGTCGGGCCAGTGGGCAGGGCTTCGGGTACGGCCCGGAGCTGCTGGACGAGTTCACCGCCACGAAGGCCGTACACATCGAGCCGCCGGGCGGTGGGCACTGGTGATGAACGGTACGGGCGGGCGCGGGGCCGCCGCGTCCGCCCGTACCGCATGCGTGTGCCGCCGGCGTGGGCCGCGCACCGGCGTCGCGACGGTCAGTCGCCGCGGGCCTTGCGGGTGGCCCGATCGTTGGCCTTCTCGATCGCCTTGACCAGCTCCGGCTTGCTCATGCTGGACCGGCCGGGCACGTCCAACTCGCGGGCCACCGACATCAGGTGGTCCTTGCTGGCGTTGGCGTCCACCCCGCCCGCGGTGGGAGCCCGTCGTTCCGGCCCCCCGCCGGCGGCCTGGCGATCGCTCGGGCCCTTGCGGCCCTTCGGCTCCCAGTGATCGCCCACCTTCTCGAACTGGTGCTTCACCGCGGCGAAGGCTGTGCGGTGCGACCGCTCCCCCTCGCCGTACGTCTCGACCGCCGAGTCGTGCGTCTTTTCCCAGGTGCGCTGCGCCTTGTCCGGGGAGCGTCGCAGCGTGCTGGGCAGGTCTTCGCGCCCGGGCATCTCGTCCTCCTCCGTGTCGACAGGATCACCGTGACCGTTCCCCGCTGACGGGGCGGCAAACCATACGCGGCGGCCAGCCGACGGTGGGCGTGTTTGTCGATTTCCCGGCGCGGGTACCGGCCGGGCCAGGCCCGACCGGATGACCGGTCATCCGGCGGCCGGGGCACAGGGAGCGGGCATGACGACCACGGATCCCGGTACGACGCTCGGCGGCACACTCGGCACCCGGGTACCCCGGCGGATACGGCAGCTGAGCTGGCGAACCTGGCGTGGGGTGGTGGTCCGCAGCGCGCGGAACTTCGTCGCCGACAACTGCTCCGACTGGGCCGCCGCGCTGACCTACTACGGAGTCCTGGCGCTCTTTCCGTCCGCCATCGTGGTGGTGGCCCTGGTCGGCCTGGTCTCCAACGGCGAACAGACCGTGGCCACGGTGGTCGACCTGGCCAGGCAGATGGGCGCCGGGTCGGTGGTCGCCGACGACGGCATCGTCAAGGTGATCGGTGAGGTGGTGGACCAGGAGAGCTCCGCGAAGGCGCTGCTCAGCTTCGGTCTGCTCGGAGCGCTCTGGTCCGCGTCCGGCTTCATCGGGGCGTTCACCCGCGCCTCCAACGCCATCTACGGCGTGACCGAGGGCCGGCCGGTCTGGAAGCTGCGACCGTTGCAGATCGGCCTGGCCGCGATCACGCTGGTGCTGCTCGCGGTGGTCGCCCTCGGGCTGATCGTCAGCGGTCCGGTCACCGACGCGGTCGGCGACCTGATCAACGCCGGTGGCCTGGCCCGCACGGTGTGGAGCGTGGCGAAGTGGCCGGTGCTCGCCCTGATCATGATGGTGCTGCTGTCACTGCTGTTCTGGATAGCCCCTAACGTGCGGCAGCCCCGGTTCCGCTGGCTCACGCCGGGCGGCGCGGTGGCCCTGTTCGCCTGGGCGTTGGCCTCCTTCGGCTTCGGCCTCTACGTCGCCAACTTCGGCTCGTACGACGCCACCTACGGCAGCCTGGGAGCGGCCATCGCGTTCCTGGTCTGGCTCTACCTGTCCAACTCGGCGCTGATGCTGGGGGTACAGATCAACGCAGAGGTGCAGCGCGGCCGGCGGTTGCAGGCCGGCGACCCGGACCCGGACGAGCCGGTGCTGCCGCCGCGCAAGCCCGCCGAGTCCTGAGCGCCGTACCGGGCCGAGTGTCCGATCCGGGGCCGGCCCCAGGGCCGGTTCGTGACCCGGTGCCGGTTTACCGGCCGGGGTGCCGGGTAGCGCAGAAGGCATGGAGCGTGGCAACAGCAAGCACGGACCGAGGATCGATGAGCAGATGAGCCAGGAGGTCAGCGGCCTCGTCCAGGGGCCGGGGACCGGTGGCTCTCGGGTCGACGAGTCCCGCGTGCCGGAACCGGCCGGCGAGGACCAGCCCGAGGCGACCACCGCCCCGGCGGGTGAACTGCGCACCGGCGCCCCGAAGGGGATGAGCTCCGAGGACGTCGAGCAGCGCAGCCGGCTGGGCCGTTTCATCACGATGAGCGCCCTGCCCGGCGACCGGGAGACGCTGGTCGCCAACGCGCGCGACAACGACGCGCCGGACGACATCGTGAGGGCGCTGGAGCGGCTGCCCGAGGGCACCCGCTACCAGACGGTCTCCGAGGTGTGGGCCGCGCTCGGCAACAAGAACGAGACGACCCGCTGGTGACCGGATCGTCCCCCGATCCGTACGACCGGCGGCCGAAGGAGGTTTCCTGATGAGTGGCGTTACCGAACACGTCGAGGTGTCCGTTCCGATTCGCACCGCGTACGACCAGTGGACGCAGTTCGAGGAGTTCCCCGAGTTCATGGAGGGCGTGCGGGAGGTCCGGCAGCTCTCCGACACGATGACCCACTGGACGGTGGACATCGCCGGGGTGAAGCGCGAGTTCGACGCGGAAATCACCGAGCAGCTGCCGGACGAGCGGGTCGCCTGGCGCTCCACCGGTGGCACCCAACAGGCCGGCGTGGTGACCTTCCACCGGCTGGACGAGGACAAGACCCGGGTCACCCTCCAGCTCGAGTTCGAGCCGCACGGGGTGGTCGAGCAGGCCGGTGACAAGCTCGGCATCGTCGACCGGCGGGCCAAGGGCGACCTGGAGCGGTTCAAGACCTACATCGAGCGGCGTGGTCAGGAGACCGGCGCCTGGCGCGGCAAGGTGGACCGCCCGCAGCCGTGATCCTGAGCAGCGATGTCCGATGGCCGCCGGAGTCCCCGGCGGCCATCGCCGTGTCTCGGACCAGCCATCCGTTTGCGATCATCGCGCCCGGGTACCGCTGATGGCATGAGCGACGACAGGGTGTGGCGCGACGAGGAACGGATTCCGCTGGAGGAACTGGAACGCGCCGTGGCGGGCTCCAGCATCGACGGGCAGGCCGACGACGTGACCGGCAACGACGCCGGCGAGGAGGCCGCCTTCGGGCACGGGCCGGCGGCAGCGGACCGCGGCGGTCAGGCCAGGGGCGCCGGCCGGGAGCCGACCGACCCCGACCGCGCCTACCGGCCGTCCACGACCGGCAGGACCGGACCGGACACCGGCTGACCCGCCTCGCCAGCGTCACCGGCCTGGCCGGTCCCGGCCGGAACGGGCGATGTGGGCTGATCCGGCCCGGCCACGGTGGGCGCCGGCCGCTGCGGGCCGGGCCGGGGGCCGCCCAGCTCGTACAGCACGATCAGCGCCAGCGCGAGCAGCACCAGGGCCGGGCCGAGTACCTGCACCGACACGTTGCCGATCAGCACGCCGAG
Above is a window of Micromonospora coriariae DNA encoding:
- a CDS encoding HAD-IIIA family hydrolase — protein: MRQDQEDPDQRRSARVYAGAGRAGSGPVEGIRPVLYDAVLLDRDGTLIEDVPYNGDPEKVRPVPGARAALDRLRAAGLRLAVVTNQSGLARGYFSAEQMRAVHARIEELLGRFDAWLVCPHDDADGCECRKPAPGLVHAAARELGTRASRCVLVGDIGRDVAAALAAGATGVLVPTPVTRPEEVAAAGWLASDLPSAVDEILRRQQAVRAVPGPVRERAGTALVVRSDSAGDVLVTGPAIRAVAAGAQRVVLLCGPRGRAAADLLPGVDEIIEHPLPWIDPAPAPVEPDAMRTLIARLAAVGADEAVVFTSFHQSALPLALLLRMAGIRRISAISDDYPGSLLDVRHRVPVGVPEPERALSLAAAAGHRLPVDDEPVLRLRPDALPPRPADLGDPGYVVLHPGSAASSRACPPELAARIARSLTAAGHRVLVTGGPDERDVTARVAAAGGTDLGGRTDLPGLAAIVADAGAVVVGNTGPAHLAAAAGVPVVSLFAPTVPFGQWGPYRVPTVRLGNADAPCRDTRAASCPVPAHPCLSGIDPAEVVDALRVLTVSGGGGR
- a CDS encoding SRPBCC family protein, producing the protein MIDASPQQVFDVLADGWTYSDWVVGTAHVRDVDEAWPRAGSQLHHRAGPWPFSLQDASTVLVCEPPHRLVLRAGLWPAGEAIVAFTLEPVGEGATRVRIGEDFAAGPLRWIRNKINDLVLHLRNRETLDRLSDIATRQKGTP
- a CDS encoding SDR family oxidoreductase; the protein is MTRTVVVTGASAGVGRAVAHAYAARGARLALLARGEAGLAAAEQECRRRGATDVRVYRVDVADAGAVQQAADDVVHRWGRIDVWINNAMVSVFAPAWEIPAREFRRVTEVTYLGTVHGTLAALRHMRAHGRGAIVQVGSALAYRGIPLQSAYCASKHAVQGFNDSLRAELLHDCPGVKLSMVQLPAVNTPQFSWVRTRLPRHPQPVPPIFTPELAARAIVWAADHGTRELNVGGPTWRARLGDILIPGLLDRKLARDGYDSQQTGDEIDRTTWRDNLDHPLDEDRDRGAAGVFTGRARGRSAALWVGTHKPALSGVALAGVALAVAAAARRPR
- a CDS encoding polyprenol monophosphomannose synthase gives rise to the protein MIEPVQLPSPWRDARLTVVVPTYNEAGNLPALVERLLALPLPGLRILVADDNSPDGTGEVADKLAIEHPDRVEVVHRAGKEGLGRAYVDGMGRALDGGAEYVAQMDADLSHPPEALPGMLGALLSTQAGVVIGSRYVPGGELDENWPLYRRALSGWANLYVHTLLRVRIRDLTAGFKIWRADALRDIDLNRVQSNGYSFQVEMHYLATKLGHTILEVPIRFEERRDGESKMTTATKIESALMPFRLRSKHRNITS
- a CDS encoding phytoene desaturase family protein codes for the protein MTTTGAESADAVVVGAGHNGLVAANLLADAGWDVVVLEATAVPGGAVRSAEVTAPGYLSDLYSSFYPLGYSSPVLAGLDLDRYGLSWRHSPDVLAHLLPDGRAAVINRDPDVTAASLERFAPGDGKRWLNAYTDWLEVAEPMLTTITTPFPPVRGGLALLRRMRVAGALRLARRLVVPVRKLGGELFDGDGGPALLAGCALHTDLSPEEAGSGVYGWLLAMLGQQVGWPVPDGGAQHITNALVARLQERGGRIVYGARVDRVLTARGRAMGVRTEGGLLWRARRAVLADVPAPALYLDLVGAAALPSRLVEDLAHFRWDGSTLKVDWALSAPVPWTNREVAGAGTVHLGADLDGLTRYSGELARGELPRDPFLLLGQMSVADPSHSPPGTESLWSYTHLPFRRDWRAEEVAGHVQRMEDVLEAAAPGFRQLIVGRHVAGPADLEKGNPSLVGGTLGGGTAAAYQQLFLRPIPGLGRADTPVDRLFLASASAHPGGGVHGAPGANAARAALARDRALTGRAYAAAIATAHRAVYPD
- a CDS encoding aldehyde dehydrogenase family protein, encoding MYTVAQLIGGVWGAGGGGGELVVHDPADGSPVSSVPVATADEVAKAVGAAREAAAEWASTAPAARAAAVHRAADAVAAVTEDLAAAVTAEMGKPLADARGGVEAGIGTLRQYAELAPLRGGRTLHGEPDALDFMTPQPRGVVAAITPWNDPVAVSCGLLGAALVTGNVVLYKPSERTPTTGWLLARALDQALPAGVLSLLTGGPEVGAALAGQEVDVVAHVGSTATGRAIAAACAGTGAKALLENGGSDPLVIDANVDPIWAAEQAALGAFANAGQICVAVERIYVHRDVAEEFVAALVERAEALRMGPGRDPETEVGPLVDRRHRDHVHGQVTAAVAAGARLRTGGELPDGPGSFYPATVVADCRHDMPLVREETFGPVAPVVVVDSFHEALRCAADSPYGLAATVLTASMSHAQRAWRELPVGTVKVNSVFGGAPGGAAHPRRASGQGFGYGPELLDEFTATKAVHIEPPGGGHW
- a CDS encoding ChaB family protein, translated to MPGREDLPSTLRRSPDKAQRTWEKTHDSAVETYGEGERSHRTAFAAVKHQFEKVGDHWEPKGRKGPSDRQAAGGGPERRAPTAGGVDANASKDHLMSVARELDVPGRSSMSKPELVKAIEKANDRATRKARGD
- a CDS encoding YihY/virulence factor BrkB family protein, whose product is MTTTDPGTTLGGTLGTRVPRRIRQLSWRTWRGVVVRSARNFVADNCSDWAAALTYYGVLALFPSAIVVVALVGLVSNGEQTVATVVDLARQMGAGSVVADDGIVKVIGEVVDQESSAKALLSFGLLGALWSASGFIGAFTRASNAIYGVTEGRPVWKLRPLQIGLAAITLVLLAVVALGLIVSGPVTDAVGDLINAGGLARTVWSVAKWPVLALIMMVLLSLLFWIAPNVRQPRFRWLTPGGAVALFAWALASFGFGLYVANFGSYDATYGSLGAAIAFLVWLYLSNSALMLGVQINAEVQRGRRLQAGDPDPDEPVLPPRKPAES
- a CDS encoding DUF2795 domain-containing protein, translated to MERGNSKHGPRIDEQMSQEVSGLVQGPGTGGSRVDESRVPEPAGEDQPEATTAPAGELRTGAPKGMSSEDVEQRSRLGRFITMSALPGDRETLVANARDNDAPDDIVRALERLPEGTRYQTVSEVWAALGNKNETTRW
- a CDS encoding SRPBCC family protein encodes the protein MSGVTEHVEVSVPIRTAYDQWTQFEEFPEFMEGVREVRQLSDTMTHWTVDIAGVKREFDAEITEQLPDERVAWRSTGGTQQAGVVTFHRLDEDKTRVTLQLEFEPHGVVEQAGDKLGIVDRRAKGDLERFKTYIERRGQETGAWRGKVDRPQP